Genomic window (Bradyrhizobium sp. 186):
CACTCCGATGTCGTGCGATCGCCCAGCGCGACGACCGAAGACCGGTAGCGCCGGCTCCCCTGAAGCGCTTGGCCGCTGTCAAAGGTGAGCTCGAAATCGCCCGACGGCTTGAGGTCGACGCCGCTCACCCGATCGAGATTGGCTAGCCTGGTGCGGTGAACGCGGACAATGTGGAATCGCGATAACTCGGCCTCGGCCGCCGCCAGCGTCCCCCGGATCAGGTGTTGGGTGCCGTCGGCGAGGCAGTATTCAATGTAGTTGCCGGCCGACGCGACCCATAGAATTTCGCGCGGCGCCACCCGAATGCGGCTTGCGCCATCACGCAGCCAGATCACGTCGGGGGCGGCCGACTGCTGCGGAGCCGCAGATCGGTTCTGGCCGGTCGCTGAAGCCCGCTTCAGGTCACGCCGGCTGTCGAACAACCAGACAGTGGCGCCGATCAGTAAGCAGGTCACGGCATCCTTGCGAAACTCGTACAGCACCGTCGCGAAAGAGAGGTGGAAGTCGTAATAGCCTCCGGCGAGCCAGACTGCGAGTTTCCGGATCCAGACCATCCCGATGATGTGGAAGGTCGAGAACCCCACCAGCGCGCTCGCTCCGATACCGGCTCTTATGGCGAGAC
Coding sequences:
- a CDS encoding LytTR family DNA-binding domain-containing protein; the encoded protein is MADTQNARETERVEPVWDQDRTAGDETLPAGTNGGLRGISGSDWAIFGAIAAVSLATGIVNGLSAAQDATWRGESYDLGRRLFWEMSSVTVILLTVPLLLLAVRWVRQTPGLAIRAGIGASALVGFSTFHIIGMVWIRKLAVWLAGGYYDFHLSFATVLYEFRKDAVTCLLIGATVWLFDSRRDLKRASATGQNRSAAPQQSAAPDVIWLRDGASRIRVAPREILWVASAGNYIEYCLADGTQHLIRGTLAAAEAELSRFHIVRVHRTRLANLDRVSGVDLKPSGDFELTFDSGQALQGSRRYRSSVVALGDRTTSE